The genomic region TTCATAAGCAAGGGAGACATATTTGATAATATGTCTCCCTTGCTTATGAAATTTTTATTGTGTAAATTTATTTATTAATATTTATTATTTTAAACTCTGAGATAAAATTATGAATTCAAAAATTATTATTTTTGATACTACTTTACGTGATGGAGAACAAGCATTACAAGCAAGTCTAAGTGTCAAACAAAAACTACAAATTGCATTATCTCTAGAAAATTCAGCTATAGATATTATTGAAGTTGGATTTCCTATTTCTTCACCAGGAGATTTTACGTCTGTTCAAGAAATATCTAAAAAAATTAAAAATAGCAAAATATGTAGTTTAGCTCGTTGTATAAATAAAGATATTGATGTTGCGGCAGAAGCAATGTCGTATTCAGATTCATTTAGAATACATATTTTTTTAGCAACTTCAACATTACATATGGAATCAAAATTAAATAAAAGTTTTGATCAAATTATAGATATGTCGATATCTTCTGTAAAAAGAGCGCTACGTTACACAGATGACATTGAATTTTCTTGTGAGGATGCAAGCAGAACTACTCCAGATAATCTATGTAGAATTGTCGAAAAATTAATAAATTCAGGAGTTAAAACAATTAATATACCAGATACAGTAGGATATACAGTACCTAATGAATTATCATCCATTATTAAAAATTTATTTCAACGTGTTCCTAACATTGATAAATCTATTATTTCAGTACATTGTCATAATGATTTGGGTATGGCAGTGGGAAATTCAATATCTGCTATACAAGCAGGTGCTAGACAAATAGAAGGAACTATAAACGGAATTGGAGAAAGGGCTGGTAATACAGCACTAGAAGAAGTAATTATGGCAATTAAGGTTAGACAAGATATTTTAAAAGTATCCACTAATATCAAGCATAAAGAAATATATCGTACTAGTAAAATTATCAGTCAAATTTGCAATATGCCTATTCCACCTAATAAAGCAATAGTAGGTAGTAATGCATTTGCTCATTCTTCTGGAATTCATCAAGATGGTGTCCTAAAAAATAGAAAAAATTATGAAATTATGGAACCGAGTAGCATTGGACTAAAAGAAGTTAAATTGAATTTAACATCTAGATCAGGTAGAGCTGCTGTAAAACATTATATGACAGAAATGGGTTACAAAGAAACAGACTATAATATGGATGAATTATATACAGCATTTCTGAAATTAGCAGATAAAAAAGGACAAGTTTTTGATTATGATTTAGAAGCATTAGCATTTTTTAATACACAACAAAATGAATCAGAATATTTTTCACTCTCTTTTTTTAGTGTTCAATCTATTTCTAATGGTTTATCAACTGCTTCAGTTAAGTTGCTTTGTGGGGGAAACAAATTCATAGAATCTGCTACTACAAGTAATGGTCCAGTAGATGCTATTTATCAAGCTATAAATAGAATTACACATTTCCCTATAATTTTGCAAAAATACCAATTAATAGCCAAAGGAAAAGGAGAAGATGCTTTAGGCCAAGTTAATATTTTAGTTCAATATAAAAAAAGAAAATTTCATGGTGTTGGTTTAGCAACTGATATTATTGAATCTTCTGCACAAGCTATGATTAATGTTTTAAATACTATATGGAAAGTTAACCAGGTAAATAAAAAATTAAAAAATTTAAAAAGAATAAATAATTAAATTTTTTAATTTTAGTTTATTCAATTTTTTGAATCGGAAATATTTGATATGAAAAAAAAATTTCGTATTGCAGTTTTACCAGGAGATGGTATAGGTCCTGAAGTTATGCAAGAAGCATATAAAATTTTAAATATATTAGAAAAATATTTTTTTTTATCTTTAACAATAAATGAATTCGATATTGGTGGTATAGCTATTGATAAAGAAGGTGTAGCTTTACCTCAAAAAACAATAGTTGGTTGTGAAAATTCTGATGCAATTTTATTTGGTTCAGTAGGAGGTGAAAAGTGGAATTTTTTACCATCTGAATTACAGCCTGAAAGAGCTTCTTTATTACCTCTTAGAAAACATTTTAATCTTTTTTGTAATTTAAGACCAGCTAAATTGTATTCAGAACTTAAACATTTATCACCCCTTCGAGATGAAATTGTTAATGATGGATTTGATATATTATGTATTAGAGAATTAACTGGAGGTATTTATTTCGGAGATAAAAAAGGTAGATTTGTTAACAAAAATAATACATATGCATTTGATACAGAAATTTATTATGATTTTGAGATTCACCGCATTGCTAACTTAGCTTTTCAAATTGCTCGTTCTAGAAGAAAAAAAGTTTGTTCAATTGATAAAGCTAATGTTCTTGAAAGTTCTTTTTTGTGGAGAGAAATAGTACATAAAGTTTCTAAAAATTATTCTGATGTTAAATTATCTCATTTGTATATTGACAATGCTTCTATGCAGCTTATTAAAAATCCAAATCAATTTGATATTCTTCTTTGTTCTAATCTTTTTGGTGATATTCTTTCTGATGAATGCGCTATGTTAACTGGATCTATCGGTATGTTACCTTCAGCAAGTTTGAACGAAAAAAATTTTGGTTTATATGAACCTGCTGGTGGTTCTGCTCCTGATATTAAAGGTCTTAATATTGCTAATCCTATAGCACAAATACTTTCTGTTTCTATGTTAGTTAGATATAGCATGAAT from Buchnera aphidicola (Aphis craccivora) harbors:
- the leuA gene encoding 2-isopropylmalate synthase, yielding MNSKIIIFDTTLRDGEQALQASLSVKQKLQIALSLENSAIDIIEVGFPISSPGDFTSVQEISKKIKNSKICSLARCINKDIDVAAEAMSYSDSFRIHIFLATSTLHMESKLNKSFDQIIDMSISSVKRALRYTDDIEFSCEDASRTTPDNLCRIVEKLINSGVKTINIPDTVGYTVPNELSSIIKNLFQRVPNIDKSIISVHCHNDLGMAVGNSISAIQAGARQIEGTINGIGERAGNTALEEVIMAIKVRQDILKVSTNIKHKEIYRTSKIISQICNMPIPPNKAIVGSNAFAHSSGIHQDGVLKNRKNYEIMEPSSIGLKEVKLNLTSRSGRAAVKHYMTEMGYKETDYNMDELYTAFLKLADKKGQVFDYDLEALAFFNTQQNESEYFSLSFFSVQSISNGLSTASVKLLCGGNKFIESATTSNGPVDAIYQAINRITHFPIILQKYQLIAKGKGEDALGQVNILVQYKKRKFHGVGLATDIIESSAQAMINVLNTIWKVNQVNKKLKNLKRINN
- the leuB gene encoding 3-isopropylmalate dehydrogenase; protein product: MKKKFRIAVLPGDGIGPEVMQEAYKILNILEKYFFLSLTINEFDIGGIAIDKEGVALPQKTIVGCENSDAILFGSVGGEKWNFLPSELQPERASLLPLRKHFNLFCNLRPAKLYSELKHLSPLRDEIVNDGFDILCIRELTGGIYFGDKKGRFVNKNNTYAFDTEIYYDFEIHRIANLAFQIARSRRKKVCSIDKANVLESSFLWREIVHKVSKNYSDVKLSHLYIDNASMQLIKNPNQFDILLCSNLFGDILSDECAMLTGSIGMLPSASLNEKNFGLYEPAGGSAPDIKGLNIANPIAQILSVSMLVRYSMNLPEIANKIDYSVRRSLLEGYRTIDISNGRDYIKTSEMGDVIAKFLIDGR